From the genome of Epinephelus moara isolate mb chromosome 10, YSFRI_EMoa_1.0, whole genome shotgun sequence, one region includes:
- the enc3 gene encoding ectodermal-neural cortex 3 — protein MSVSNHENRKSRSSSGSMNIQLFHKTSHADSLLTQLNLLRKRKVFTDVILKAGNRSFPCHRAVLASCSRYFEAMFSGGLRESRDAEVNFHDSLHPEVLELLLDYAYSARIIINEENAESLLEAGDMLQFHDIRDAASEFLEKNLHQSNCLGMMLLSDAHQCQRLYELSWRMCLANFATLFRTEDFLSLPRDKVQELILSEELEVEDESLVYEAVIDWVKADMEHRHSELPELLRCVRLALLPETYLLKNVASEELVMCHKVGREIVEDAVRCKMRILQNDGIVTGFCARPRKVSQALLLLGGQTFMCDKVYMIDNKTKEITPKTDIPSPRKECSACAIGCKVYVTGGRGSENGASKDVWVYDTLHDEWSKASPMLVARFGHGSAELDHMLYVVGGHTSLAGSFPASPSVSLKQVEQYDPQTNKWTLVAPLREGVSNAAVVGAKNKLFAFGGTSVNRDKYPKVQCFDPCQNRWSVPAACPQLWRYTAAAVVGNHVVVIGGDTEFSASSAYRFNSETYQWSKFGDVTAKRISCHAVASGNRLYVVGGYFGAQRCKTLDCYDPSSDSWDSVTSVPYSLIPTAFVSTWKYLSA, from the exons ATGTCCGTCAGTAACCACGAAAACAGAAAGTCTCGCTCTAGTTCCGGCTCCATGAATATCCAACTCTTCCACAAGACGTCCCACGCCGACAGCCTGTTGACTCAGCTCAACCTGCTACGCAAACGAAAAGTCTTCACAGATGTCATCCTGAAGGCCGGAAACAGATCCTTCCCCTGCCACCGGGCCGTCCTGGCCTCCTGTAGCCGATACTTTGAGGCTATGTTCAGTGGCGGGCTCAGGGAGAGCCGTGACGCCGAAGTCAACTTCCACGACTCTCTCCATCCGGAGGTGCTGGAGCTGTTGCTCGATTACGCCTACTCTGCCCGAATCATCATCAACGAGGAAAATGCGGAGTCGCTTCTCGAAGCTGGCGACATGCTCCAGTTTCACGACATCAGGGACGCGGCGTCGGAGTTTCTAGAAAAGAACCTCCACCAGTCAAACTGCCTGGGGATGATGCTGCTGTCAGACGCCCACCAGTGCCAGAGACTGTACGAGCTGTCGTGGAGGATGTGCCTGGCGAACTTTGCCACGCTCTTCAGGACTGAGGACTTCCTCAGCTTACCCAGAGACAAAGTCCAGGAGCTGATCCTCAGCGAGGAGCTGGAGGTGGAGGATGAGAGCCTGGTGTACGAGGCTGTAATCGACTGGGTCAAAGCCGACATGGAGCACAGGCACAGCGAGCTGCCCGAGCTGCTGCGATGTGTCCGCCTGGCCCTGCTCCCTGAAACGTACCTGCTGAAGAACGTTGCTTCAGAGGAGCTGGTGATGTGCCACAAAGTGGGGCGGGAGATTGTTGAAGATGCTGTTCGGTGCAAAATGAGGATCCTCCAGAATGACGGTATTGTAACAGGGTTCTGTGCACGGCCGAGGAAGGTTAGCCaggccctgctgctgctgggaggaCAGACTTTCATGTGTGATAAAGTCTACATGATTGACAACAAGACTAAAGAGATCACCCCCAAAACAGACATCCCCAGCCCCAGGAAGGAGTGCAGCGCCTGTGCTATTGGTTGCAAG GTTTATGTTACTGGAGGACGTGGCTCTGAAAACGGGGCCTCCAAAGATGTCTGGGTCTACGACACGTTACATGATGAGTGGTCCAAAGCGTCACCTATGCTGGTCGCCAGATTCGGACACGGGTCTGCAGAGCTCGACCACATGCTCTACGTCGTGGGAGGACACACTTCTCTTGCAGGATCCTTCCCTGCATCTCCGTCTGTGTCTCTCAAACAGGTGGAACAGTACGACCCTCAGACCAATAAATGGACCCTGGTGGCTCCGCTCAGAGAGGGCGTGAGCAACGCCGCCGTCGTCGGTGCCAAAAACAAACTCTTTGCTTTCGGGGGTACCAGTGTAAACAGAGACAAATACCCCAAGGTGCAGTGCTTCGACCCGTGTCAGAACCGGTGGTCTGTGCCGGCTGCCTGTCCGCAGCTGTGGCGCtacactgcagcagctgtggtcGGCAACCATGTCGTGGTGATCGGAGGTGACACTGAGTTCTCAGCCAGCTCTGCTTACCGGTTCAACAGCGAGACATACCAGTGGTCAAAGTTTGGCGACGTGACGGCAAAACGCATCAGCTGCCATGCAGTGGCGTCAGGAAACAGACTATATGTGGTCGGAGGGTACTTCGGTGCTCAGAGGTGTAAGACGCTAGACTGTTACGATCCATCATCGGACTCTTGGGACAGTGTGACCAGTGTGCCCTACTCACTCATTCCCACTGCCTTCGTCAGCACATGGAAGTACCTCTCGGCGTAG